One stretch of Toxoplasma gondii ME49 chromosome XI, whole genome shotgun sequence DNA includes these proteins:
- a CDS encoding hypothetical protein (encoded by transcript TGME49_313080~Signal peptide predicted by SignalP 2.0 HMM (probability 0.996) with cleavage site probability 0.370 at residue 22~Predicted trans-membrane domain (TMHMM2.0):370-393): MAASVPRLPPLFLSTALLLCLAADFFAPSTVSPLAESRRSGDSLCLFAAAAETPTRADAGKPVEQRQAENSAKTTVPETEKGESKEARLLKYAEQRAENAEAELKKFREVHETSVRACTEATQRKQKEVDACQQQAENLRTMYNASQSAKSDVEKKLRELEHKQAAASEATSEKLEREVAALKNGLSQKAQELGEKVKLLGEKEKEAADLAARVRALERDLKHASEKVGEERKSSDHIFTIEEMRGTLLSIGRLYMAIGEHVVACIPREVSEKLGTVKLEVETLAAPYLEVLNAKLLAPVAPTLEKAKLFLETTVYPVAASAAGKGVQMVTSLSDDLLPSVNGRVDAALAPLFASHPDVEALIPPGLGDRLALLLFLVIVTYVLALLAFRTVLCRFFACVCPCCKRRHGKRRHKKFTPAGAAAASAQSSFKDKRGPQETPARPFAFAGDYKKHKA; this comes from the coding sequence ATGGCGGCCTCGGTTCCCCGGCTCCcccccctcttcctctccactgcGCTCTTGTTGTGTCTCGCGGCGGACTTCTTTGCTCCCTCGAcagtctcgcctctcgctgaGTCGCGCCGCTCTGGCGACTCGCTGTGCCTCTTCGCTGCGGCAGCCGAGACGCCGACGCGCGCGGACGCCGGAAAACCAGTCGAGCAGCGGCAAGCGGAGAACTCTGCGAAGACGACCGTCCCCGAGaccgagaaaggcgagagcaaGGAGGCGCGACTTCTCAAGTATGCCGagcagagagcggagaacGCCGAGGCGGAGTTGAAGAAGTTCAGAGAGGTTCACGAAACGTctgtgcgtgcatgcaccgagGCGACGCAGCGCAAGCAAAAGGAAGTGGACGCATGCCAGCAGCAGGCAGAAAACCTGCGGACGATGTACAACGCATCGCAAAGCGCGAAATCCGAtgtcgagaagaaactgagGGAACTGGAGCACAAGCAGGCCGCCGCCTCTGAGGCAACGAGCGAAAAACTCGAACGCGAAGTCGCTGCGCTGAAGAACGGCCTCAGTCAGAAGGCGCAGGAGCTCGGCGAGAAAGTGAAGCTCcttggagagaaggagaaggaagcagcagatCTGGCGGCTCGAGTTCGCGCACTGGAGAGAGACCTGAAGCATGCGTCGGAGAAGgtcggcgaggagaggaagagctcGGATCACATTTTCACAATTGAAGAGATGCGCGGAACGCTCTTGTCGATCGGGCGACTGTACATGGCGATTGGAGAGCATGTGGTTGCATGCATTCCGCGCGAGGTGTCTGAGAAGCTGGGAACAGTCAAACTGGAAGTCGAGACTCTCGCTGCGCCGTACCTCGAGGTCCTCAACGCGAAACTGCTTGCACCCGTCGCACCGactctggagaaggcgaagctgTTTCTGGAGACAACAGTGTATCCTGTAGCCGCTTCTGCGGCAGGCAAGGGTGTTCAGATGGTCACCTCGCTTTCCGACGACCTTCTGCCGAGTGTCAACGGCCGCGTGGACGCTGCGCTGGCCCCGCTGTTCGCTTCGCACCCTGACGTCGAGGCTCTCATCCCGCCAGGACTTGGAGAccgcctcgcgcttcttctcttcctcgtcatcGTCACCTACGTCCTCGCGCTCCTTGCCTTCCGAACTGtcctctgccgcttcttcgcgtgCGTCTGCCCGTGCTGCAAGCGCCGCCACGGCAAAAGAAGGCACAAGAAGTTCACACCAGCAGGCGCGGCTGCGGCCAGCGCGCAGTCCAGCTTCAAAGACAAAAGGGGACCTCAGGAGACACCCGCCCGTCCATTCGCCTTCGCCGGAGACTACAAGAAACACAAGGCGtag